A genome region from Gadus chalcogrammus isolate NIFS_2021 chromosome 7, NIFS_Gcha_1.0, whole genome shotgun sequence includes the following:
- the LOC130385419 gene encoding uncharacterized protein LOC130385419, with the protein MLHVMNAQTHLVSLARVLPRHSHCADAIWLCVTVSEAGVQVLQALPLPLVTPPTPPPPAPSSTPPPPPPPPPPPPPPPPPPPPQVAAAPPTVGLPARAPAQTRVEPRGVSVEETPCGEATLAPEPKKKRRKTTTTGDVEQPATPAPARAETRLPEGWRTALTGAEQEWIGRALFQQTSGGSLKLTTDLKLWWDPPQPRLNYTQPPASAAAFFACRLFLWAPLHMWGPRPTCCQKHLTKCGMYKTIRKVLDIDGWYLMATEYLECRRCRRKVAAWSQEVVRQLGEGHRALFPAILTYKLACDRRVIIQLRERTRGNSATQLQKKLCEAHTEAWMRRSIHYLSVMEPFTSTGVVRQCTPPPKPSPDVPQYGWLLVVYCHDILSRLEDVKARVTSVFGSILKMDSTKKVTRKLAGAAAHTAAWATNVGNEHGQVLMSVLTATEGGGLLPMAAGLMRRYRDAGGVTTESHQLYKPFLQQLSASIFLWDPEDTARLLNAKRRTLEAQGMTFSSEAGVWRHVSRREMALHCRRRTRGAAATERLIDDLLQTFGGANGRDTMGIPLLDRDRIQDPPGVELYTETGRLTKGGISLPTYRCARGSTSLESFHLHLNRFIPGESANPWHFQAFLLEGLVRWNEDRAASAAQEGRPLLRTYSGPLQHSLDQLSQRVLGSSLVRDYTKPREYTGELIGIEYLYSQTGRVLQDVSLDPDVPDAGPPPTEEDDELAEGRHELEDLTLHGNQLTHPRPEPSRPTDPPEPAPRSPGRSSPEPQQTAEDYRGPDDQPGYLAVVRLATALVGLRHEQALSEGRVDELIGLYEALSPFDRARVVYPPRYTDGAARGGRFMAAKPGRTSIPGVESLRRCLVGQTSGPASSPSTSRLVEAVCVQLCNLYPTGTRVQGGARGTRWDSALLRYRHIRELVLGHQRLMARAPVQLFELNARTLSLWFTRTQREKERAVLTPGVAADGGRPPAAAAAATAPGPASAAAVDRPAAAATATPAVPQGRATTAAARGAAAAAPAAAPAVAAPVPALPAPRRLLAPRQPAPSAAYPVFLPTAAAAAAATGPLRAAQPLLVDLSLPRQYVWVLPVPPPLLTLPRTLPAPHVLPRPLAAAQHAGPELPVALPAAQHAGELPAHKCSKCGQPRRRETGHSRHGREYFCSVAAGQSVEDWLREKKERDQGGAPR; encoded by the exons ATGCTGCACGTCATGAATGCTCAGACTCACTTAGTCTCGCTTGCCCGTGTGTTGCCCCGTCACTCTCATTGTGCTGATGCCATTTGGTTGTGCGTGACCGTGTCTGAAGCTGGCGTACAGGTCCTTCAGGCCCTCCCGCTCCCGCTGGTGACGCCTCCGACTCCACCTCCCCCGGCACCgtcctccaccccaccaccaccaccaccaccaccaccaccaccaccaccaccaccaccaccaccaccaccacaagttGCGGCTGCTCCACCGACGGTCGGGCTTCCTGCTCGGGCTCCGGCGCAGACCAGGGTGGAGCCTCGTGGCGTCTCCGTGGAGGAGACGCCGTGCGGGGAGGCCACCCTGGCGCCGGAgccgaagaagaagaggaggaagacgacgacgacgggcgACGTGGAGCAGCCGGCAACGCCCGCTCCTGCTCGGGCTGAG ACCCGGTTGCCTGAGGGCTGGCGGACAGCCCTCACCGGGGCAGAGCAGGAGTGGATCGGCCGGGCGCTGTTCCAGCAGACCAGCGGGGGGTCCCTCAAGCTAACCACGGACCTCAAGCTGTGGtgggaccccccccagccccggctGAACTATACTCAGCCACCCGCCTCGGCGGCTGCCTTCTTCGCGTGTCGGTTGTTCCTCTGGGCGCCCCTGCACATGTGGGGTCCCCGGCCGACATGCTGCCAGAAACATCTCACCAAGTGTGGGATGTACAAGACCATCCGGAAGGTCTTGGACATCGACGGCTGGTACTTGATGGCCACCGAGTACCTGGAGTGCCGTCGGTGTCGGAGGAAGGTAGCCGCCTGGTCGCAGGAGGTCGTGaggcagctgggagaggggcatCGCGCCCTCTTCCCGGCGATCCTCACCTACAA GCTTGCCTGCGACCGGCGGGTCATCATCCAGCTGCGTGAGCGTACTCGGGGGAACAGCGCCACGCAGCTGCAAAAAAAACTCtgtgaggcacacacagaggcctgGATGCGGCGGTCCATACACTACCTCAGCGTCATGGAGCCCTTCACGTCGACGGGTGTCGTGCGCCAGTGCACCCCACCGCCGAAACCATCGCCAGACGTGCCGCAGTACGGCTGGCTGTTGGTGGTGTACTGCCACGACATCCTGTCTCGCCTGGAGGACGTGAAGGCCCGGGTCACCTCAGTCTTCGGATCCATCTTGAAGATGGATTCGACCAAGAAG GTGACCCGGAAGCTCGCCGGTGCCGCCGCCCATACCGCAGCCTGGGCGACCAACGTGGGCAACGAGCACGGGCAGGTGCTAATGTCCGTGCTCACGGCCACCGAGGGGGGTGGCCTGTTGCCCATGGCCGCGGGGTTAATGCGGCGGTACCGGGACGCTGGGG GTGTCACAACCGAGAGCCACCAGCTCTACAAGCCCTTCCTGCAGCAGCTGTCCGCCAGTATCTTCCTGTGGGACCCAGAGGACACAGCCCGGTTGCTCAACGCCAAGAGGAGGACGCTAGAGGCGCAGGGGATGACCTTCTCGTCCGAAGCCGGAGTGTGGAGGCACGTCAGCCGCAGGGAGATGGCTCTCCATTGCCGTCGCCGCACGCGTGGAGCTGCGGCGACCGAGCGGCTGATTGATGACCTCCTGCAAACCTTCGGCGGTGCCAACGGGCGAGACACCATGGGGATTCCCCTGCTGGACCGAGACCGCATCCAG GACCCGCCGGGCGTGGAGCTGTACACGGAGACAGGCAGGCTGACCAAGGGGGGGATCAGCCTGCCGACGTACCGTTGTGCGCGCGGCTCCACGTCCCTGGAGTCGTTCCATCTCCACCTCAACCGCTTCATTCCAG GAGAAAGTGCCAACCCTTGGCACTTCCAGGCTTTTCTCCTGGAGGGGTTGGTGAGATGGAACGAGGACAGGGCGGCGTCCGCGGCACAGGAGGGTCGTCCGCTGCTCCGCACCTACAGTGGCCCCCTGCAGCACTCCCTTGACCAGCTCAGCCAACGGGTGCTTGGCTCGAGTTTGGTCAGGGACTACACCAAGCCCAGGGAGTACACGG GGGAACTCATCGGCATCGAGTACCTGTACTCCCAGACGGGCAGAGTGCTGCAGGACGTCAGCTTGGACCCTGACGTTCCGGACGCGGGTCCACCGCCTaccgaggaggacgacgagctCGCCGAAGGCCGGCATGAGTTGGAGGACCTCACACTCCAC GGCAACCAGCTGACGCACCCGCGCCCCGAGCCATCCCGTCCGACCGATCCCCCCGAGCCCGCGCCCCGCTCCCCCGGCCGGTCCTCACCAGAGCCTCAGCAGACCGCTGAG GACTACCGAGGACCAGACGACCAGCCGGGGTACCTGGCCGTGGTCCGCTTGGCCACGGCCTTAGTGGGGCTGCGCCACGAACAGGCCCTGTCCGAGGGGAGGGTAGACGAGCTCATCGGGCTCTACGAGGCCCTGTCCCCGTTCGACAGGGCCCGAGTAGTTTACCCTCCCCGCTACACGGACGGGGCAGCTCGGGGGGGTCGATTCATGGCAGCGAAGCCAGGCCGCACCAGTATCCCTGGTGTGGAGAGCCTGCGACG CTGCCTGGTCGGACAGACCTCTGGACCCGCCAGCAGTCCCAGCACAAGCCGGCTGGTAGAAGCAGTGTGCGTCCAGCTCTGCAACCTGTACCCTACGGGCACCCGTGTGCAAGGCGGCGCCCGGGGTACACGGTGGGACAGCGCACTGCTTCGTTACCGCCACATCCGGGAGCTTGTGCTGGGACACCAGAGGTTGATGGCTCGGGCGCCCGTTCAGCTCTTTGAGCTGAACGCTAGGACCCTCTCGCTGTG GTTTACCCGGAcgcagcgagagaaggagagggctgTGCTGACTCCAGGCGTTGCAGCAGACGGAGGACGAccaccggcggcggcggccgcggcGACAGCGCCGGGCCCGGCCTCAGCAGCGGCGGTGGATCGTCCGGCGGCAGCAGCAACGGCGACGCCGGCGGTGCCTCAAGGCCGGGCGACGACAGCGGCAgcgaggggggcggcggcggcggccccggcAGCGGCACCGGCTGTGGCAGCACCGGTGCCCGCTCTGCCGGCGCCCAGACGGCTACTGGCACCTCGACAGCCCGCCCCCTCGGCTGCTTACCCGGTCTTCCTGCCgacggctgctgctgccgcagCTGCAACTGGACCTTTAAGAGCAGCACAGCCTCTCCTTGTGGACCTCTCACTGCCCCGGCAGTATGTGTGGGtgctccccgtccccccccccctcctgacgCTCCCTCGGACATTGCCGGCTCCACACGTCCTCCCTCGGCCGCTGGCCGCCGCACAGCACGCCGGCCCTGAGCTGCCTGTAGCCCTGCCCGCCGCACAGCACGCCGGCGAGCTCCCT
- the LOC130385171 gene encoding uncharacterized protein LOC130385171: MSFANLRMTPSHQLVLRASDAAAAFTAAMGPRGTQAPASAKRPEEVEKEARARVVSEGGDPGNPMLVLGCHSIQPGKYRGQTFRWLLENDAGYACHLVASHQRERETSALDSPFMANKDSLARYSCAHPAFAEHLKFRRAQEEARARATLPGRGGEALVGFGLFKEDTLKDLYESKDKDRQEYVKWLRRKTPQPGSSMDAAIQYFLGRDKERSAEAAATPPPPASSSTSSGPSTTTSQAAASTVLPPRKPTAPNFSALVRGRPMGPRELQAQIRRLMSPPARPAAPAVSSVRDQRPSVPPPPTTEVTDEELVRMVTDVEMGNWHHTGRVAL; encoded by the exons AtgtcttttgcaaatttaagGATGACGCCGTCGCATCAGTTGGTCCTGCGGGCCTCTGATGCGGCGGCGGCCTTCACCGCCGCCATGGGGCCACGCGGGACCCAGGCTCCCGCCAGCGCCAAGAggccggaggaggtggagaaggaggcccgagCCCGCGTCGTCTCCGAGGGTGGTGACCCCGGGAACCCCATGCTGGTGCTGGGCTGCCACAGCATCCAGCCTGGCAAGTACCGGGGTCAGACCTTCAGATGGCTCCTGGAGAACGACGCGGGCTACGCCTGTCACCTGGTCGCCAGTCACCAGCGGGAGCGGGAGACGAGTGCCTTGGACAGCCCGTTCATGGCCAACAAGGACAGCCTCGCCCGCTACTCCTGCGCCCACCCCGCTTTTGCGGAGCACCTCAAGTTCCGCCGGGCGCAGGAGGAGGCCCGGGCTCGCGCCACTCTGCCCGGGCGGGGGGGCGAGGCGCTTGTTGGCTTCGGGCTGTTCAAGGAGGACACCCTGAAGGACCTGTACGAATCCAAGGACAAGGACCGTCAGGA ATACGTCAAGTGGCTACGACGGAAGACACCGCAGCCTGGGAGCTCCATGGACGCCGCCATTCAGTACTTCTTGGGCCGAGACAAGGAGCGGTCGGCGGAGGCGGCTGCTACACCCCCTCcgcccgccagcagcagcaccagcagcggccccagcaccaccaccagccaggcCGCTGCTTCAACCGTGCTGCCGCCCCGCAAGCCGACCGCTCCCAATTTCTCGGCCCTTGTGCGCGGGCGTCCGATGGGCCCCAGGGAGCTGCAGGCCCAGATCAGGAGACTGATGAGCCCACCAGCACGGCCTGCAGCTCCAG cggTGTCTTCCGTCAGAGACCAGCGCCCCTCGGTTCCGCCGCCCCCCACCACAGAGGTGACGGACGAGGAGCTGGTCCGGATGGTCACTGATGTAGAAATGGGTAACTGGCACCACACCGGACGTGTCGCACTGTAA
- the LOC130386648 gene encoding uncharacterized protein LOC130386648, whose protein sequence is MLHVMNAQTHLVSLARVLPRHSHCADAIWLCVTVSEAGVQVLQALPLPLVTPPTPPPPAPSSTPPPPPPPPPPPPPPPPPPPPPQVAAAPPTVGLPARAPAQTRVEPRGVSVEETPCGEATLAPEPKKKRRKTTTTGDVEQPATPAPARAETRLPEGWRTALTGAEQEWIGRALFQQTSGGSLKLTTDLKLWWDPPQPRLNYTQPPASAAAFFACRLFLWAPLHMWGPRPTCCQKHLTKCGMYKTIRKVLDIDGWYLMATEYLECRRCRRKVAAWSQEVVRQLGEGHRALFPAILTYKLACDRRVIIQLRERTRGNSATQLQKKLCEAHTEAWMRRSIHYLSVMEPFTSTGVVRQCTPPPKPSPDVPQYGWLLVVYCHDILSRLEDVKARVTSVFGSILKMDSTKKVTRKLAGAAAHTAAWATNVGNEHGQVLMSVLTATEGGGLLPMAAGLMRRYRDAGVAQPRVLYVDRDCCSSHGGSKAAAAFQEWDKLVVRLDIWHLMRRYASGVTTESHQLYKPFLQQLSASIFLWDPEDTARLLNAKRRTLEAQGMTFSSEAGVWRHVSRREMALHCRRRTRGAAATERLIDDLLQTFGGANGRDTMGIPLLDRDRIQAIRAEQRRHLECIQDPPGVELYTETGRLTKGGISLPTYRCARGSTSLESFHLHLNRFIPGESANPWHFQAFLLEGLVRWNEDRAASAAQEGRPLLRTYSGPLQHSLDQLSQRVLGSSLVRDYTKPREYTGELIGIEYLYSQTGRVLQDVSLDPDVPDAGPPPTEEDDELAEGRHELEDLTLHVPGEFTAPRTDPRSGQPADAPAPEPSRPTDPPEPAPRSPGRSSPEPQQTAEDYRGPDDQPGYLAVVRLATALVGLRHEQALSEGRVDELIGLYEALSPFDRARVVYPPRYTDGAARGGRFMAAKPGRTSIPGVESLRRCLVGQTSGPASSPSTSRLVEAVCVQLCNLYPTGTRVQGGARGTRWDSALLRYRHIRELVLGHQRLMARAPVQLFELNARTLSLWFTRTQREKERAVLTPGVAADGGRPPAAAAAATAPGPASAAAVDRPAAAATATPAVPQGRATTAAARGAAAAAPAAAPAVAAPVPALPAPRRLLAPRQPAPSAAYPVFLPTAAAAAAATGPLRAAQPLLVDLSLPRQYVWVLPVPPPLLTLPRTLPAPHVLPRPLAAAQHAGPELPVALPAAQHAGELPVPLRTVQWRRLTAERRAEGGNRSSRANVGVPQAHKCSKCGQPRRRETGHSRHGREYFCSVAAGQSVEDWLREKKERDQGGAPR, encoded by the exons ATGCTGCACGTCATGAATGCTCAGACTCACTTAGTCTCGCTTGCCCGTGTGTTGCCCCGTCACTCTCATTGTGCTGATGCCATTTGGTTGTGCGTGACCGTGTCTGAAGCTGGCGTACAGGTCCTTCAGGCCCTCCCGCTCCCGCTGGTGACGCCTCCGACTCCACCTCCCCCGGCACCgtcctccaccccaccaccaccaccaccaccaccaccaccaccaccaccaccaccaccaccaccaccaccaccacaagttGCGGCTGCTCCACCGACGGTCGGGCTTCCTGCTCGGGCTCCGGCGCAGACCAGGGTGGAGCCTCGTGGCGTCTCCGTGGAGGAGACGCCGTGCGGGGAGGCCACCCTGGCGCCGGAgccgaagaagaagaggaggaagacgacgacgacgggcgACGTGGAGCAGCCGGCAACGCCCGCTCCTGCTCGGGCTGAG ACCCGGTTGCCTGAGGGCTGGCGGACAGCCCTCACCGGGGCAGAGCAGGAGTGGATCGGCCGGGCGCTGTTCCAGCAGACCAGCGGGGGGTCCCTCAAGCTAACCACGGACCTCAAGCTGTGGtgggaccccccccagccccggctGAACTATACTCAGCCACCCGCCTCGGCGGCTGCCTTCTTCGCGTGTCGGTTGTTCCTCTGGGCGCCCCTGCACATGTGGGGTCCCCGGCCGACATGCTGCCAGAAACATCTCACCAAGTGTGGGATGTACAAGACCATCCGGAAGGTCTTGGACATCGACGGCTGGTACTTGATGGCCACCGAGTACCTGGAGTGCCGTCGGTGTCGGAGGAAGGTAGCCGCCTGGTCGCAGGAGGTCGTGaggcagctgggagaggggcatCGCGCCCTCTTCCCGGCGATCCTCACCTACAA GCTTGCCTGCGACCGGCGGGTCATCATCCAGCTGCGTGAGCGTACTCGGGGGAACAGCGCCACGCAGCTGCAAAAAAAACTCtgtgaggcacacacagaggcctgGATGCGGCGGTCCATACACTACCTCAGCGTCATGGAGCCCTTCACGTCGACGGGTGTCGTGCGCCAGTGCACCCCACCGCCGAAACCATCGCCAGACGTGCCGCAGTACGGCTGGCTGTTGGTGGTGTACTGCCACGACATCCTGTCTCGCCTGGAGGACGTGAAGGCCCGGGTCACCTCAGTCTTCGGATCCATCTTGAAGATGGATTCGACCAAGAAG GTGACCCGGAAGCTCGCCGGTGCCGCCGCCCATACCGCAGCCTGGGCGACCAACGTGGGCAACGAGCACGGGCAGGTGCTAATGTCCGTGCTCACGGCCACCGAGGGGGGTGGCCTGTTGCCCATGGCCGCGGGGTTAATGCGGCGGTACCGGGACGCTGGGGTAGCGCAGCCTCGCGTCCTCTACGTCGACCGGGACTGCTGTTCGTCCCACGGGGGGTCCAAGGCAGCTGCTGCGTTCCAGGAGTGGGACAAGCTGGTGGTCCGGTTGGACATTTGGCACCTGATGCGACGCTACGCATCAGGTGTCACAACCGAGAGCCACCAGCTCTACAAGCCCTTCCTGCAGCAGCTGTCCGCCAGTATCTTCCTGTGGGACCCAGAGGACACAGCCCGGTTGCTCAACGCCAAGAGGAGGACGCTAGAGGCGCAGGGGATGACCTTCTCGTCCGAAGCCGGAGTGTGGAGGCACGTCAGCCGCAGGGAGATGGCTCTCCATTGCCGTCGCCGCACGCGTGGAGCTGCGGCGACCGAGCGGCTGATTGATGACCTCCTGCAAACCTTCGGCGGTGCCAACGGGCGAGACACCATGGGGATTCCCCTGCTGGACCGAGACCGCATCCAGGCAATCCGTGCGGAGCAGCGACGGCACCTCGAGTGCATCCAGGACCCGCCGGGCGTGGAGCTGTACACGGAGACAGGCAGGCTGACCAAGGGGGGGATCAGCCTGCCGACGTACCGTTGTGCGCGCGGCTCCACGTCCCTGGAGTCGTTCCATCTCCACCTCAACCGCTTCATTCCAG GAGAAAGTGCCAACCCTTGGCACTTCCAGGCTTTTCTCCTGGAGGGGTTGGTGAGATGGAACGAGGACAGGGCGGCGTCCGCGGCACAGGAGGGTCGTCCGCTGCTCCGCACCTACAGTGGCCCCCTGCAGCACTCCCTTGACCAGCTCAGCCAACGGGTGCTTGGCTCGAGTTTGGTCAGGGACTACACCAAGCCCAGGGAGTACACGG GGGAACTCATCGGCATCGAGTACCTGTACTCCCAGACGGGCAGAGTGCTGCAGGACGTCAGCTTGGACCCTGACGTTCCGGACGCGGGTCCACCGCCTaccgaggaggacgacgagctCGCCGAAGGCCGGCATGAGTTGGAGGACCTCACACTCCACGTGCCTGGCGAGTTCACCGCTCCTCGGACGGACCCGCGGTCAGGGCAACCAGCTGACGCACCCGCGCCCGAGCCATCCCGTCCGACCGATCCCCCCGAGCCCGCGCCCCGCTCCCCCGGCCGGTCCTCACCAGAGCCTCAGCAGACCGCTGAG GACTACCGAGGACCAGACGACCAGCCGGGGTACCTGGCCGTGGTCCGCTTGGCCACGGCCTTAGTGGGGCTGCGCCACGAACAGGCCCTGTCCGAGGGGAGGGTAGACGAGCTCATCGGGCTCTACGAGGCCCTGTCCCCGTTCGACAGGGCCCGAGTAGTTTACCCTCCCCGCTACACGGACGGGGCAGCTCGGGGGGGTCGATTCATGGCAGCGAAGCCAGGCCGCACCAGTATCCCTGGTGTGGAGAGCCTGCGACG CTGCCTGGTCGGACAGACCTCTGGACCCGCCAGCAGTCCCAGCACAAGCCGGCTGGTAGAAGCAGTGTGCGTCCAGCTCTGCAACCTGTACCCTACGGGCACCCGTGTGCAAGGCGGCGCCCGGGGTACACGGTGGGACAGCGCACTGCTTCGTTACCGCCACATCCGGGAGCTTGTGCTGGGACACCAGAGGTTGATGGCTCGGGCGCCCGTTCAGCTCTTTGAGCTGAACGCTAGGACCCTCTCGCTGTG GTTTACCCGGAcgcagcgagagaaggagagggctgTGCTGACTCCAGGCGTTGCAGCAGACGGAGGACGAccaccggcggcggcggccgcggcGACAGCGCCGGGCCCGGCCTCAGCAGCGGCGGTGGATCGTCCGGCGGCAGCAGCAACGGCGACGCCGGCGGTGCCTCAAGGCCGGGCGACGACAGCGGCAgcgaggggggcggcggcggcggccccggcAGCGGCACCGGCTGTGGCAGCACCGGTGCCCGCTCTGCCGGCGCCCAGACGGCTACTGGCACCTCGACAGCCCGCCCCCTCGGCTGCTTACCCGGTCTTCCTGCCgacggctgctgctgccgcagCTGCAACTGGACCTTTAAGAGCAGCACAGCCTCTCCTTGTGGACCTCTCACTGCCCCGGCAGTATGTGTGGGtgctccccgtccccccccccctcctgacgCTCCCTCGGACATTGCCGGCTCCACACGTCCTCCCTCGGCCGCTGGCCGCCGCACAGCACGCCGGCCCTGAGCTGCCTGTAGCCCTGCCCGCCGCACAGCACGCCGGCGAGCTCCCTGTACCCCTGAGAACTGTACAATGGAGGAGGCTGACCGCCGAGCggcgggcggagggggggaACCGCTCTAGCCGGGCCAACGTGGGCGTGCCACAGGCACATAAGTGCAGTAAATGCGGCCAGCCGAGGCGGAGGGAGACCGGACACTCCCGCCACGGCAGAGAATACTTCTGCTCTGTCGCGGCGGGTCAGAGTGTGGAGGACTGGCtgagggagaagaaggagcgGGACCAGGGTGGAGCCCCGCGCTGA